Proteins co-encoded in one Natronorubrum daqingense genomic window:
- the psmA gene encoding archaeal proteasome endopeptidase complex subunit alpha, translated as MQGQQQQQAYDRGITIFSPDGRLYQVEYAREAVKRGTASIGVRTSDGVVLAVDKRVPSPLLEDSSVEKIHKADNHVGIASAGHVADARQLIDFARRQTQVNQLRYGEPIGVETLTKEVTDHIQQYTQVGGARPFGVALIVGGIDNGEPRLFETDPSGTPYEWKALAVGADRGDLQEYLEENYDEEADLDGGIGLALDALASVNEGSLLPNEVGLATVDVETESFEQFDYDKIESHLEENDLLDDGEDDEDAE; from the coding sequence ATGCAGGGACAACAACAACAGCAGGCGTACGACCGAGGCATCACGATCTTCTCGCCCGACGGCCGACTATACCAGGTCGAGTACGCTCGCGAGGCGGTCAAGCGAGGAACAGCAAGCATCGGCGTCCGAACGAGCGACGGCGTCGTACTGGCCGTCGACAAACGAGTTCCCTCTCCGCTGCTCGAGGACTCGAGCGTCGAGAAAATTCACAAGGCTGACAACCACGTCGGCATCGCCAGCGCCGGCCACGTCGCCGACGCTCGCCAGCTCATCGACTTCGCGCGCCGACAGACGCAGGTCAACCAGCTACGCTACGGCGAGCCAATCGGCGTGGAGACGCTGACAAAGGAAGTCACCGATCACATCCAACAGTACACCCAGGTCGGCGGTGCCCGTCCGTTCGGCGTCGCCCTAATCGTCGGCGGGATCGACAACGGCGAGCCGCGTCTGTTCGAAACCGACCCGTCCGGGACCCCCTACGAGTGGAAGGCCCTCGCCGTCGGTGCAGACCGCGGCGACTTACAGGAGTACCTCGAGGAGAACTACGACGAAGAAGCGGATCTCGACGGTGGCATCGGACTCGCACTCGACGCGCTCGCCTCGGTCAACGAGGGATCGCTCCTGCCGAACGAGGTCGGCCTCGCGACGGTCGACGTCGAAACGGAGTCCTTCGAGCAGTTCGACTACGACAAGATCGAATCTCACCTCGAGGAAAACGACCTCCTCGACGACGGTGAGGACGACGAAGACGCAGAGTAA
- a CDS encoding class I SAM-dependent methyltransferase produces the protein MTKSPEEHAARFDEKAASYDESKSPEYRTCADLVVEHANPSEDDIVLDLGTGTGAIALSLAADAKRVVGRDISEAMMDEARAKADERGLENVSFGHGTFREPDYDGEVDVLTSNYALHHLSDVEKREAIATIAALEPRTFVLGDVMFFGEPDPDEPYYSPEVDDPATVGVLADAFTDAGFSLTAVEQVHEQVGVLVAERATTRADDTDALDSA, from the coding sequence ATGACGAAGAGTCCTGAGGAACACGCCGCGAGGTTCGACGAAAAGGCGGCGAGTTACGACGAGTCGAAATCACCCGAGTATCGGACGTGTGCGGACCTCGTGGTCGAACACGCGAATCCGAGCGAGGACGATATCGTTCTCGATCTCGGCACTGGAACCGGCGCGATCGCCCTCTCGCTCGCAGCCGACGCGAAGCGCGTCGTCGGTCGGGACATCAGCGAAGCGATGATGGACGAGGCCAGAGCCAAGGCCGACGAGCGTGGACTCGAGAACGTCTCATTTGGCCACGGGACCTTCCGTGAACCCGACTACGACGGCGAGGTCGACGTACTCACCTCGAATTACGCCCTCCATCACCTCTCGGATGTAGAGAAACGCGAGGCGATCGCGACGATCGCCGCCCTCGAGCCCCGGACGTTCGTCCTCGGTGACGTGATGTTCTTCGGCGAACCGGATCCGGACGAGCCGTACTACTCGCCGGAGGTCGACGATCCGGCGACCGTCGGCGTCCTCGCGGACGCCTTCACCGACGCCGGTTTCTCGCTCACCGCAGTCGAACAGGTCCACGAACAAGTCGGCGTCCTAGTTGCGGAACGGGCGACGACCCGAGCGGACGACACTGACGCTCTCGATTCCGCATGA
- a CDS encoding Rpp14/Pop5 family protein yields the protein MKHLPKHLQPRWRYLAIELESWPDVSIDRRAFQRECWYAAQNLLGDPGSARADMTVVRFEFGDGTGTAIVRVRRGETEPGRAAVACIDEIDGSPVGIRVCGISGTIRAAEENYLGRRGQDSEERNVVFGNEERVAVVRDGSTDVRLDETFTGATDLDYDLA from the coding sequence ATGAAACACCTGCCAAAACACCTCCAGCCGCGCTGGCGTTATCTCGCGATCGAACTCGAGAGTTGGCCGGACGTTTCGATCGATCGGCGGGCGTTCCAACGCGAGTGTTGGTACGCGGCCCAGAATTTACTGGGGGATCCGGGCAGCGCTCGAGCCGATATGACGGTCGTCAGGTTCGAATTTGGCGATGGAACGGGCACAGCGATCGTTCGCGTCCGCCGCGGTGAGACTGAACCTGGGCGGGCAGCGGTCGCCTGTATCGACGAGATAGACGGTTCTCCGGTCGGAATTCGGGTCTGTGGTATCAGTGGCACGATCCGTGCCGCTGAAGAAAACTATTTAGGTCGACGCGGGCAAGATTCCGAAGAGAGAAACGTCGTGTTCGGGAACGAGGAGCGAGTCGCCGTTGTGCGCGATGGATCTACAGACGTGCGACTCGATGAGACGTTCACGGGTGCGACAGACCTCGATTACGATTTAGCGTGA
- the tbsP gene encoding transcriptional regulator TbsP, which yields MASNLLNHQIDDILESVLEDASGDVYMVNPSADAIEEFVSVATAFDGELPSVHMLADERTLKDVMGDFIIASNAADLISEDALALRTLEQAPENSLLSTDERVIAIVHAGDRVGGLVTDEESFVADTYDTYAGRWEDATQFNLRTPPITDVQETLADEISPEAEEDFTSILNSLETARGDGDGLDEVTISLLVAAKNEALLYDISKWGEDVGIASKATFSRTKTKLEDMGLIDTEKVPIDVGRPRLRLTIGDDRLREADNGQLATVAQSILN from the coding sequence ATGGCCTCGAATTTACTCAACCACCAGATTGACGATATCCTCGAATCTGTTCTCGAGGATGCATCTGGGGACGTATACATGGTTAATCCGTCCGCAGATGCGATCGAAGAGTTCGTTTCCGTCGCGACCGCATTCGACGGCGAGTTGCCGTCGGTTCACATGCTCGCAGACGAGCGAACACTCAAAGATGTGATGGGCGACTTCATCATCGCCTCGAACGCTGCCGACCTCATCAGCGAGGACGCACTCGCACTTCGCACGCTCGAGCAAGCACCCGAAAACTCGCTTTTGAGCACCGACGAACGCGTCATCGCGATCGTTCACGCCGGCGACCGCGTCGGCGGCCTCGTCACCGACGAAGAGAGCTTCGTCGCCGACACGTACGACACGTACGCCGGCCGCTGGGAGGACGCCACCCAGTTCAACCTCCGGACGCCACCGATCACGGACGTCCAGGAGACCCTCGCCGACGAGATCAGTCCCGAGGCAGAGGAAGATTTCACCTCGATCCTCAACTCGCTCGAGACCGCCCGCGGCGACGGCGACGGCCTCGACGAAGTAACCATTTCGCTGCTCGTCGCGGCGAAGAACGAGGCCCTGCTGTACGACATCAGCAAGTGGGGTGAAGACGTCGGCATCGCGTCCAAAGCAACGTTCAGCCGAACCAAGACCAAACTCGAGGACATGGGTCTCATCGACACCGAGAAGGTTCCGATCGACGTCGGTCGCCCGCGACTGCGCCTGACGATCGGCGACGATCGACTCCGCGAGGCGGACAACGGTCAGCTCGCGACGGTCGCGCAGTCGATTCTCAACTAA
- a CDS encoding RNase P subunit p30 family protein, with translation MYEAVHAHPDGESTVARLAKTAADYGFEGVVVRNHHDSRGEYDAEEIREAYDVDVVTGLEIRADSPEQAGGSVGNYRTEQTILAVHGGSNAMNRFAVETDKVDVLAHPMAGGGDVNHVIVKAAVENGVRLEFDLSGVLRRSGGRRVRAIQSLQKLEEIVDYYDAPYVVSGDPRSHLEMRAPRELAALGEELGFSSEFIEAGLAEWGHLAERNRAIRSESFIEPGVERGRYDEES, from the coding sequence ATGTACGAGGCCGTCCACGCCCATCCCGACGGAGAGAGCACGGTCGCCAGACTCGCGAAGACGGCGGCCGATTACGGCTTCGAGGGCGTGGTCGTGCGCAACCACCACGATTCGCGTGGAGAGTACGACGCCGAGGAAATCCGCGAGGCGTACGACGTCGACGTCGTGACGGGCCTCGAGATACGAGCCGACTCCCCCGAACAGGCCGGGGGGTCGGTTGGAAATTATCGAACGGAACAGACGATCCTCGCGGTTCACGGCGGTTCGAACGCGATGAACCGGTTCGCGGTGGAAACGGACAAGGTCGACGTTCTCGCTCATCCGATGGCCGGCGGTGGTGACGTCAATCACGTGATCGTGAAAGCTGCCGTCGAGAACGGCGTTCGCCTCGAGTTCGACCTCTCGGGGGTGCTCCGACGAAGCGGCGGTAGACGAGTGCGAGCGATTCAGTCGCTGCAGAAACTCGAGGAGATCGTCGACTACTACGACGCGCCGTACGTCGTCAGTGGTGATCCCCGATCGCACCTCGAGATGCGCGCCCCGCGCGAACTCGCTGCGCTGGGCGAGGAGTTGGGCTTCTCGAGTGAGTTTATCGAAGCGGGGCTCGCCGAGTGGGGCCACCTCGCCGAACGAAACCGAGCGATTCGCTCCGAGTCGTTCATTGAGCCGGGCGTCGAACGGGGGAGATATGACGAAGAGTCCTGA